The segment TTTCTTTAAATTATATTTTAACTTTTAAGAGTAATCATTAATAAATGATTACTCTTTTTCATATGCTCTTATCATTAATATCAATATTTTTAATTATATTTTAAAGAAATTAAAATCTATCATAAAATAATTATTACTGTAATCTATTTTATTTTTTGTTAAAAAATGATTTAATTACTATTATATTTGGAGGAAAAAAATGATAAATACACAAGTATTGATTTTAGATTGTGGAAGTCAATATACACAATTATTAGCAAGAAGAGTAAGAGAAGCAAATGTTTATACTGAAGTTTTATCTTTTAATATTAGTTATCAAAAAATAAAAACATATCCCAACTTAAAAGCAATTATTTTATCTGGTGGACCATCAAGTGTTTATTTACAAAATGCTTATAAAATTGATCAAGCGATTTTTAATTTACCAGTTGCCATTTTAGGCGTTTGTTATGGCATGCAATTATTAACAAATCATTTTAAAGGGAAAGTAGAATTGGCAGATGAACAAGAATTTGGAAAATCAATTTTATATCTTGATCAACCAAATAATAAATTATTTAAAAAAGTTGCTAATCAATCAAAAGTATGAATGAGTCATGCTGATCATGTAACAAAAATTCCAAAAGATTTTATACAAATAGCTCATTCTGATTCTTCAATTTCAGCAATTGCACATTTGACTAAACCAATTTATGGTATCCAATTTCATGCTGAAGTTACCCATTCAGAATTTGGTAAGCAAATAATTGAAAATTTTTTATTTACAATAGCAAGTTGCACGAAAGATTGAAGTTTAGATGATTTTATTAGTAATCAAATTTCAGAAATTAAAGATAAAATCCAAGATAAACAAGTTATTTTAGGTTTAAGTGGTGGAGTTGATTCTTCAGTTGCCGCTGCCATTATTTCTAAGGCAATTGGTAAACAGTTAACTTGCATTTTTGTTGATACAGGTTTATTGAGAAAAAATGAAGCAATTGATGTGATGGAAATTTATAAACAAAATTTTAAACTTAATATTGAAATGATTGATGCAAGTAAACATTTTTTTACTGCCTTAAAAGGTGTTAAAAATGCTGAAGAAAAAAGAAAAATTATTGGTAAACAATTTATTGATGTATTTACAACAGCAGCAAGAAAATTTAAAACGGCTGATTTTTTAGCACAAGGAACAATTTATCCAGATATTATTGAATCTTCAAGTAAACATGCAAGTTCAAAAACAATTAAAACTCATCATAATGTTGGTGGTTTACTTGATGATTTACAATTTAAATTGTTAGAACCATTAAAAGCCTTATTTAAAGATGAAGTAAGAGAAATTGGTTTAAAACTTGGGTTACCTGAAACATTAATTAATCGTCATCCTTTCCCTGGTCCTGGATTAGGAGTTAGAGTTATAGAAGAAGTAACAAAAGAAAAATGTTTAATTTTACAAGAAGTTGATCATATTTTTATTACCAAATTGAAAGAAAAAAATATATATAATCAAGTATCACAAGCATTTGCCACTTTGCTACCAGTTAAAACTGTGGGCGTAATGGGTGATAATCGTACTTATGATTATGTTATTAGTTTAAGAAGCGTTAATACAATTGACTTTATGACAGCAACAAGTTCACATTTACCATGAGAATTTCTAGATGAAGTTGCAAATGAGATTATTAATAAAGTAGATGGTGTTAATAGAGTAGTTTATGATATTACATCAAAGCCACCAGGTACTATAGAATGGGAGTAAACTATGAATAAAGATTTAAATCAAAAAATAATATGTGAAGGAATTACTTTTGATGATGTATTATTAGTTCCAGGATATTCAGAAGTTTTACCAAATCAAGTTTCTTTAAAAACTAAATTAACAAATAAAATTGAATTAAATATTCCAATTTTATCTGCTGCTATGGATACAGTTACTGAATCTGATCTAGCAATTGCCATGGCAAGAGTTGGTGGTATTGGCATTATTCATAAAAATTTATCAATTGCTGAACAAGCTTTAGAAGTACAAAAAGTGAAAAGAAATGAGTCAGGTTTTATTACTGATCCAATTACTATTGGTGTTCAAACTTTAATTAGTGAAGCAAAATCAATTATGAGTACTTATCGAATTTCTGGATTGCCTGTTGTAAATGAAGAAAATCAACTAATTGGAATTGTTACTAATCGTGATTTGAAATATCTTGATAATGATAATGCATTAGTTAAAAATATTATGACTACCAAAAATTTAATTGTTGGTGATAAAACAACAACAATCGAACAAGCAAAACAAGTTATGTTAAAAAATAAAATTGAAAAACTACCAATTGTTGGTTCAAATAATAAATTGATTGGTTTAATTACAACAAAAGATATTGATAAAGCTATTGATTATCCAAATGCTTGTAAAGATGATCAAGGACGATTAAGAGTTGGTGCTGCTGTTGGTGTTGGTGAAGACACTTTAGCAAGAGTTGAGGCATTAGTTAAAGCAAAAGTTGATGTATTAGTTGTTGATTCAGCACATGGTCATAGTTTAGGGATTTTAAAAACAGTTAAAATAATTCGTAAAACTTATCCAAAATTAGATATTATTGTTGGAAATATTTGTACTGCAGTTGGAGCACAAGCACTTTATGAAGTTGGCGCAAATTGTATTAAAGTTGGTGTTGGTCCTGGTAGCATTTGTACTACTAGAATAATAGCAGGAGTTGGTGTGCCACAAATTACTGTTATTAATGATGTTTATAATTGAGCAAAAAATAAAAACGTAACTGTCATTGCTGATGGTGGTATTAAATATTCTGGTGATATTGTAAAAGCAATTGCTGCTGGTAGCAATTGTGTAATGTTAGGTAGCATTTTAGCCGGAACAGAAGAATCACCAGGTGAGGAAATTATTGTCAATGGTAAAAAATATAAAAATTATGTTGGTATGGGTTCATTAGTTGCCATGAAACGTGGTAGTAGTGATCGTTATTTTCAAAAAGGAATTAAAAAATTAGTGCCAGAAGGAATTGAAGCACGCGTTCCTTTTAAAGGAAAAGTACAAGATGTTGTTTTTCAATTAGTTGGTGGTATTAGAAGTGGTATGGGTTATGTTGGTGCTAAAAATATTTTATCTTTAATCCAAGATTCTAAATTTGTAAAAATTTCAAGTGCTGGTTTAAGAGAATCACATCCTCATGATGTTGAACTAACAAAAGAAGCACCAAATTATAATAAATAAAAAATTTGTATATTTAAAAAAACTAAGTTTTAATAAAACTTGGTTTTTAATTTTAATTAATATTTAATTTTTTTATTAATAACAATTTCATCGTTTTGTTGTACGTTATGACGTTTAATTGTAATTTCTTTGTTAGTTTTATTTATAGAAATTTCAGAATAACCACCAAAAAGTGCAGTACCACTTAAAACATCATAAATTGTTTTTTTACCAACATTAACTGTAATTATTTTTTCATCATATTTGGTTGGCACAAAATGTTGATGTCCAGTTAACATTAAAATAACATTATATTTTGCTAAAATTGCATTTTCAAATTCAGTTCTTTGTTCTTTACTTCATCATTCTTGATCAATTGAAAAATCATCATATCCATAATGAAAAGCTAAAACAATTGGCATATTACTCAAACCAACATTTATTTCTAAATCTTTTTGTAATTCAGTTAATGCTGGCCCAGGATCACTTCTTCCAAAATTTCAACCTGAAGTATCTTTATTAATTGGCGCTAAACTGCATTGAACAAAATGTATACCCAATCAATTTCAAGAATATACAGGAACTTCATTTTTTGAAGTATAATAGAGTAAATGAGCTGCTGTCATAGCATTTTGTTTAACAATATTTTGGTTAAGTCAAGTTTGGTTAACTTTACAAGTAGTATCAGAATCATGGTTACCAAAACCTGTTAAAAGATGATTAGAGATTGATGCTAACATTAATTTATAAGAAAATAAATTCCCTGTATATTTAACATAACCTGTTAAATCACCAGAAATAATAACACCTCTATTATTATTTTCTGGTAAATGTTTAGCAAGGACACTAATTGTTTTGTTACTAACTGATTGAGGATATCCAGCATGAATATCTGCTGTAGCTAAAAAATTAATTTCATCATTACTTTTTATTGTGTTTGTTAAACTTGAATTAATATTATAAGAAAAATTACTATTGGTCATTGATAAAGTATTACTTATTGCAAGTAGTAATAATATTTTTTTCATATCTTTTTCCGCTCCATATTAATTATAAACTTACACTTATTGCTGGATTTAATACTAATGGTGGTTCTACTTCATTATTATTTATTGAATTTATTTGTGTTTGTGATAGTAAAGGTGTTGTTTCATCAATTTCTCTACTATTTGTTTGTCTTCTATTTTCCTAAAGTACTTTTACATATTCAACAGTTTTTAAACTAACAGTTGAAGTTATTGCCATTGTTACTGCTGAAATTAAACCTCATATTAAAACACCTTTAACTGTAGAACGATATGGATTAAAATCATTGTTTATATAATTATCAATAAAATCATATTCCATAATATCTAATCATTCAGCAATAATTGTTGGGATTGAATATCATCCAGCAATATTTCCTATAACTTCACCGAAAATGGTTGAACTTAGTATAATTTTATTTTGTATTTTCATTTTTCTTTTTATCTCCTTTTTAAAAATATAAAAAACCATTTACTTTTAAACTAAAGTAATGGTTAAAAATTTAAAACTTATATTCAGTTTACAATTAAGTACTATATCAGAAAAAATTAAAGATATAAGAAATTAGATATATATATATATATAATAAATTAATAAAATTGTTACTATTAATAGTAACAATTTTATTATTATAAATTTGGTAAATTTGGTTTATATTCTTTTACTGTATGTTGTATATTTTGTAAATTATCTATTTTTTGATCATTTGCCTTATTTTTTATATGATTAAAATTATCATTAAGAATGGTAGGTATTTTATCTAATTTTTGGTTAAGTATTATTTCTAATTCATTAATTTCTTTTTCCAAAATTTGGCATTCTTCTTTTAATTTTAGTGCTCTTTTTTCTTGCTCCATTACTTTTTTTCATTTCATTGTATGTCTTTGTCCACTAATTTTCATTTCTTGTCCTCATTTTTTACTTAATTCTGGATTATCTTCAATTAAATATTTATTACGTATTATTTTATATTTAGAATATAATTTTTCTTGTTCTTTTTTAGTATTTGATATTTTTATTTTTTGCTGTTTATAAAGATTATTTAATTCATTAAATTTGTCGATAAGAATTCATATTGATTCATGATATTTTTTTATTTCTAAATTTAGTTGATTAATTTCTATTTTCTGTTTTTCAGTCATTTTAACTATCCTTTATAAATTAATTATTTAAAAAATAATTAATTTATATTTCCTTTCATTTTTCTAAATAAAAAACTATTATTTTTATTTAAAAATAATAGGTTAAAAACTCATATCAAGTTTAACTAAATACTATCATATTTGATTAATAAATATAGAAAATTGATTAGAAGATTTAAAATTATATTTCAACTCCTTTTAAATCATTGATGT is part of the Spiroplasma endosymbiont of Lasioglossum villosulum genome and harbors:
- the guaA gene encoding glutamine-hydrolyzing GMP synthase — encoded protein: MINTQVLILDCGSQYTQLLARRVREANVYTEVLSFNISYQKIKTYPNLKAIILSGGPSSVYLQNAYKIDQAIFNLPVAILGVCYGMQLLTNHFKGKVELADEQEFGKSILYLDQPNNKLFKKVANQSKVWMSHADHVTKIPKDFIQIAHSDSSISAIAHLTKPIYGIQFHAEVTHSEFGKQIIENFLFTIASCTKDWSLDDFISNQISEIKDKIQDKQVILGLSGGVDSSVAAAIISKAIGKQLTCIFVDTGLLRKNEAIDVMEIYKQNFKLNIEMIDASKHFFTALKGVKNAEEKRKIIGKQFIDVFTTAARKFKTADFLAQGTIYPDIIESSSKHASSKTIKTHHNVGGLLDDLQFKLLEPLKALFKDEVREIGLKLGLPETLINRHPFPGPGLGVRVIEEVTKEKCLILQEVDHIFITKLKEKNIYNQVSQAFATLLPVKTVGVMGDNRTYDYVISLRSVNTIDFMTATSSHLPWEFLDEVANEIINKVDGVNRVVYDITSKPPGTIEWE
- the guaB gene encoding IMP dehydrogenase, yielding MNKDLNQKIICEGITFDDVLLVPGYSEVLPNQVSLKTKLTNKIELNIPILSAAMDTVTESDLAIAMARVGGIGIIHKNLSIAEQALEVQKVKRNESGFITDPITIGVQTLISEAKSIMSTYRISGLPVVNEENQLIGIVTNRDLKYLDNDNALVKNIMTTKNLIVGDKTTTIEQAKQVMLKNKIEKLPIVGSNNKLIGLITTKDIDKAIDYPNACKDDQGRLRVGAAVGVGEDTLARVEALVKAKVDVLVVDSAHGHSLGILKTVKIIRKTYPKLDIIVGNICTAVGAQALYEVGANCIKVGVGPGSICTTRIIAGVGVPQITVINDVYNWAKNKNVTVIADGGIKYSGDIVKAIAAGSNCVMLGSILAGTEESPGEEIIVNGKKYKNYVGMGSLVAMKRGSSDRYFQKGIKKLVPEGIEARVPFKGKVQDVVFQLVGGIRSGMGYVGAKNILSLIQDSKFVKISSAGLRESHPHDVELTKEAPNYNK
- a CDS encoding metallophosphoesterase; the encoded protein is MKKILLLLAISNTLSMTNSNFSYNINSSLTNTIKSNDEINFLATADIHAGYPQSVSNKTISVLAKHLPENNNRGVIISGDLTGYVKYTGNLFSYKLMLASISNHLLTGFGNHDSDTTCKVNQTWLNQNIVKQNAMTAAHLLYYTSKNEVPVYSWNWLGIHFVQCSLAPINKDTSGWNFGRSDPGPALTELQKDLEINVGLSNMPIVLAFHYGYDDFSIDQEWWSKEQRTEFENAILAKYNVILMLTGHQHFVPTKYDEKIITVNVGKKTIYDVLSGTALFGGYSEISINKTNKEITIKRHNVQQNDEIVINKKIKY